The following coding sequences lie in one Kribbella sp. NBC_00709 genomic window:
- a CDS encoding flavin reductase family protein, with translation MRIDVDPEVVSRREFYALLNSVVVPRPIAWVSSRSADGVLNLAPHSFFTVSCVQPPMVQFTSVGRKDSLNNVEATGEFVVNFAAEPLYEQVNASGTNFPPEISEFEAIGVTTEASRTVSVPRVAESPVAIECTLHTTLELGDCTLVIGQVRHLAIDAAVMDGDHPDVRRLRPLARLGKDEWSTLGEVREISRIRHSDWPGHFTPPGR, from the coding sequence GTGCGTATCGACGTGGATCCGGAAGTGGTGAGTCGGCGGGAGTTCTACGCCTTGCTGAACTCCGTGGTGGTGCCGCGGCCGATCGCCTGGGTGTCGAGCCGGTCGGCCGACGGCGTGCTGAACCTCGCGCCGCACTCGTTCTTCACCGTTTCGTGCGTGCAGCCGCCGATGGTGCAGTTCACCTCGGTCGGGCGGAAGGACAGTCTGAACAACGTGGAGGCGACCGGCGAGTTCGTGGTGAACTTCGCCGCGGAGCCGCTGTACGAGCAGGTGAACGCTTCCGGGACGAACTTCCCGCCGGAGATCTCTGAGTTCGAGGCGATCGGCGTGACCACCGAGGCGTCGCGGACCGTCTCCGTCCCACGGGTCGCGGAGTCGCCCGTGGCGATCGAGTGCACCCTGCACACCACCCTCGAACTCGGCGACTGCACCCTCGTGATCGGTCAGGTCCGGCACCTCGCGATCGACGCCGCGGTGATGGACGGCGATCATCCCGACGTCCGTCGGCTCCGCCCGCTCGCCCGCCTCGGCAAGGACGAGTGGAGCACCCTCGGCGAGGTCCGGGAGATCTCCCGGATCCGTCACTCCGACTGGCCTGGTCACTTCACACCTCCTGGTCGCTGA
- a CDS encoding glycoside hydrolase family 3 N-terminal domain-containing protein, with the protein MRRPVALIALTVLAVAGCGDSNSPPNAGPSTVPSSSVPIEPTEQPTDEPSPATKTPSETPTATAPPTKGCIDQKLQALTLREQAAQLIMTGIDASGMTSAQRSVVNGQKSGSVFLMGSSGGVAHTRSAMAAVTTAATVKGVRPLIAADQEGGQIQRLKGAGFDRIPAATVQGTWSSSKLTAQAQVWGSQLKQAGVNVDLAPVADVVPSSLKSQNAPIGQLNREYGDTPDEAGRGVQAFVQGMRQAGVATSVKHFPGLGRVRGNTDFSAGVVDSVTVRGDADLQPFADGIKAGASMVMISTVTYTRIDPKNRAVFSPTVIQGMVRGDLGWRGVVITDDVGAAAEVASVPAGARATRFVAAGGDIVINAKAGLTATMVDALVAKAQQDEPFAAQLTSSVRRVLTLKQDHGLVSCG; encoded by the coding sequence ATGAGGCGACCGGTCGCGCTGATCGCGCTGACTGTCCTCGCGGTCGCCGGCTGCGGCGACAGCAACTCCCCACCGAACGCAGGCCCGAGCACCGTGCCGTCCTCGTCGGTCCCCATCGAGCCGACCGAGCAGCCAACGGATGAGCCCAGCCCGGCCACCAAGACCCCGTCCGAGACGCCGACAGCAACCGCGCCCCCGACCAAGGGCTGCATCGACCAGAAGCTCCAGGCCCTCACCTTGCGCGAGCAGGCCGCCCAGCTCATCATGACCGGCATCGACGCCAGCGGCATGACTTCCGCCCAGCGGAGCGTCGTAAACGGCCAGAAGTCCGGCAGTGTCTTCTTGATGGGTAGCAGCGGCGGCGTCGCCCACACGCGCTCGGCGATGGCTGCGGTGACCACTGCGGCCACCGTGAAGGGCGTCCGCCCGCTGATCGCGGCGGACCAGGAGGGCGGCCAGATCCAGCGCCTGAAGGGCGCCGGCTTCGACCGCATCCCCGCAGCCACGGTCCAAGGCACCTGGTCCAGCTCCAAGCTCACCGCGCAGGCACAGGTGTGGGGCAGTCAGCTCAAGCAGGCCGGTGTGAACGTCGACCTCGCGCCGGTCGCAGACGTCGTACCCAGCTCGCTGAAGTCGCAGAACGCCCCGATCGGCCAGCTGAACCGCGAGTACGGCGACACACCGGACGAGGCGGGCCGCGGCGTACAGGCCTTCGTGCAGGGGATGCGCCAGGCCGGGGTGGCGACCTCGGTCAAGCACTTCCCGGGACTCGGGCGGGTGCGCGGCAACACCGACTTCTCCGCCGGTGTGGTCGACAGCGTCACGGTTCGCGGTGACGCCGACCTGCAGCCGTTCGCCGACGGGATCAAGGCCGGTGCGTCGATGGTGATGATCTCGACCGTGACGTACACCCGGATCGATCCGAAGAACCGCGCGGTCTTCTCGCCGACCGTCATCCAGGGCATGGTGCGCGGCGACCTGGGCTGGCGCGGCGTCGTGATCACCGACGACGTGGGCGCGGCCGCCGAGGTCGCATCGGTCCCGGCCGGCGCCCGCGCGACCCGGTTCGTCGCGGCCGGTGGCGACATCGTGATCAACGCCAAGGCCGGGCTGACCGCGACGATGGTGGATGCGCTTGTCGCCAAGGCCCAGCAGGACGAGCCCTTCGCGGCGCAGCTGACGAGTAGCGTGCGGCGTGTGCTGACGCTGAAACAGGACCATGGTCTGGTGAGCTGCGGATGA
- a CDS encoding TetR/AcrR family transcriptional regulator, which yields MLDHQVRLIMDRKARVAPRLTPAGERILAAASTLFYEQGIRTVGVDAIAAAADVTKKTLYDRFGSKDRLIAAYLEERDRVWHLFLDEQLAARQPATPEEVILALFAALTDWLAGSRNGCGFINASVELAAPDHPAMPVIVDQKRWMRSEFEAQAHAAGLVDPGELADRLLLLHEGALVSYRVAAMTEAPEVAARAAADLLAGWPRG from the coding sequence ATGCTCGACCACCAGGTGAGACTGATCATGGACCGCAAGGCGCGGGTGGCGCCCCGGTTGACCCCGGCCGGCGAGCGCATCCTCGCGGCCGCGTCGACGCTGTTCTACGAGCAGGGGATCCGGACGGTCGGTGTCGATGCGATCGCCGCGGCCGCGGACGTGACGAAGAAGACGCTGTACGACCGGTTCGGGTCGAAGGATCGGCTGATCGCGGCGTACCTCGAGGAACGGGACCGGGTCTGGCATCTGTTCCTGGACGAGCAGCTCGCCGCTCGGCAGCCGGCCACGCCGGAAGAGGTGATCCTGGCGTTGTTCGCGGCGCTCACCGACTGGCTGGCCGGGTCGCGTAACGGGTGCGGATTCATCAACGCCAGTGTGGAGCTGGCAGCGCCGGACCACCCGGCGATGCCGGTGATCGTCGACCAGAAGCGGTGGATGCGGTCCGAGTTCGAGGCACAGGCACACGCTGCCGGGCTGGTGGACCCTGGCGAGCTGGCAGATCGCCTGCTGTTGCTCCACGAGGGAGCGCTCGTCAGTTACCGGGTCGCTGCGATGACCGAGGCGCCCGAGGTCGCCGCGCGGGCGGCAGCCGATCTGCTGGCCGGGTGGCCGCGCGGCTAG
- a CDS encoding DUF202 domain-containing protein, whose product MSTPDPGRQPERTLFAWRRTALGLIANGILLLASGHGSSDVRTGLGIVVLVLSLGCWTAVSAVYRRTEGGAIHALGHQNVLRIAAGLVLVVGLFDLYAVITR is encoded by the coding sequence ATGAGCACACCGGATCCCGGCCGGCAGCCCGAGCGGACGCTGTTCGCATGGCGTCGTACCGCGCTCGGCCTGATCGCCAACGGCATCCTGCTGCTTGCCTCCGGCCACGGGTCGTCGGATGTCCGGACCGGGCTCGGGATCGTCGTTCTGGTGCTGTCATTGGGCTGCTGGACCGCGGTCAGCGCCGTGTACCGCCGGACCGAGGGCGGCGCGATCCATGCCCTCGGCCACCAGAACGTACTGCGGATCGCGGCCGGTCTGGTCCTGGTCGTCGGTCTCTTCGACCTGTACGCCGTGATAACGCGTTGA
- a CDS encoding MarR family winged helix-turn-helix transcriptional regulator gives MAEPRWLDQREAQAWRAYIAAQRVVSSRIEQQLQRDAGIPHTYYEILVRLSEAPGNRLRMSELAVATQGSRSRLSHAVNRLEENGWVKREGIESDRRGQVAILTELGKQKLVDTAPGHVEEVRKSIFDALTAEQVEQLYDVCATLARHSGDTVDRAAWERN, from the coding sequence ATGGCGGAACCCCGGTGGCTGGACCAGCGAGAAGCACAGGCCTGGCGCGCGTACATCGCGGCGCAACGAGTAGTCAGTAGCCGCATCGAGCAACAGTTGCAGCGCGACGCCGGAATCCCCCACACGTACTACGAGATCCTGGTCCGGCTGTCCGAGGCGCCGGGCAATCGGCTGCGGATGAGTGAGCTCGCGGTGGCGACGCAAGGCTCACGCAGCCGGCTCTCGCACGCGGTCAACCGCCTGGAGGAGAACGGGTGGGTGAAGCGCGAGGGCATCGAGTCCGACCGCCGCGGCCAGGTCGCGATCCTCACCGAGCTGGGCAAGCAGAAGCTGGTCGACACGGCGCCCGGCCACGTCGAAGAGGTTCGCAAGTCGATCTTCGACGCCCTGACCGCGGAGCAGGTCGAGCAGTTGTACGACGTCTGCGCCACCCTGGCCCGGCATTCCGGGGACACCGTCGACCGCGCGGCGTGGGAGCGAAACTGA
- a CDS encoding phosphotransferase family protein, producing the protein MDDDLLSQVDALARRYGVLGQVTEVRGGVANRGFVFGDKLFLRVARPGFEVDLRKETTVVPIARAAGVLTPAIIEYDDGRAVIDAPYVVMERVHGAEPTAVPIELAEHLARLHDACSPDLPDLPDLPDLPRDDWGDPWRTIDDLAGRGYLDTGAAQWLTDWFRRLSTRFDRGRPKTLIHGDVAAHNLLVDTDGRLTALIDWGDATVAPAEVDFAKLPLEDVAALLPGYIRHSRSAGAEDELAAAAVWLHLEWALGKLPATPWPGQRHWTAPTASRLLGLLRFFAAAPPAPWSTLT; encoded by the coding sequence TTGGACGACGACCTCTTGTCTCAGGTGGATGCGTTGGCGCGTCGGTACGGGGTGCTCGGGCAGGTGACGGAGGTGCGGGGCGGGGTCGCGAACCGCGGCTTCGTGTTCGGCGACAAGCTGTTCCTGCGCGTAGCGCGACCGGGATTCGAGGTCGATCTGCGCAAGGAGACCACCGTCGTCCCGATCGCCCGCGCGGCCGGCGTGCTGACCCCCGCGATCATCGAGTACGACGACGGCCGAGCGGTCATCGATGCTCCGTACGTCGTCATGGAGCGCGTGCACGGCGCCGAGCCAACCGCGGTGCCGATCGAGCTCGCCGAGCATCTCGCACGACTGCACGACGCCTGCTCCCCTGACCTCCCCGACCTCCCGGATCTCCCGGATCTCCCCCGGGACGACTGGGGTGACCCGTGGCGGACCATCGACGACCTGGCGGGCCGCGGTTACCTCGACACCGGCGCCGCCCAGTGGCTCACCGACTGGTTCCGCCGGCTCTCGACCCGGTTCGATCGCGGCCGGCCGAAGACCCTGATCCACGGAGATGTTGCCGCGCACAACCTTCTTGTGGACACCGACGGACGGCTCACGGCGCTCATCGACTGGGGTGACGCGACTGTCGCTCCGGCGGAGGTGGACTTCGCGAAGCTCCCCCTCGAAGACGTGGCCGCGCTCCTGCCCGGCTACATCCGCCACAGCCGGTCCGCCGGAGCGGAGGACGAGCTGGCCGCGGCCGCAGTCTGGCTGCACCTCGAGTGGGCTCTCGGCAAACTTCCTGCCACTCCTTGGCCGGGCCAACGGCACTGGACCGCACCCACAGCCAGCCGCCTCCTCGGCCTGCTCAGATTCTTCGCTGCCGCCCCACCCGCACCGTGGTCCACCCTGACCTGA
- a CDS encoding potassium channel family protein — protein MTILGSARRNPSAVLLVVQLLGVLVYPAMEGSRPGRVAFEILGIVVLVLAVFSVRSTPGLTWISICLGIPAVVLSLVDAFNPTDPVVAISALLHAAFYFYAAYSLLRYMLSDHDVSVDELFATGATFTLVAWGFAYLYVFVQVLVPASFTAAVAPSNDRTWMELLFLSFTTLSSTGLSDIVPITSWGRSVVMIEQLAGLGYVAMVVSRLVGLTLTKRSNT, from the coding sequence GTGACGATCCTCGGCAGTGCCCGGCGGAATCCGTCGGCCGTGCTGCTGGTGGTGCAGTTGCTCGGCGTGCTGGTCTACCCGGCGATGGAGGGATCACGCCCCGGCCGGGTCGCGTTCGAGATCCTCGGCATCGTCGTGCTCGTGCTCGCGGTCTTCTCCGTCCGGTCGACCCCGGGACTCACCTGGATCAGCATCTGCCTGGGCATCCCGGCCGTCGTGCTGTCGTTGGTCGACGCGTTCAACCCCACCGATCCGGTGGTCGCGATCTCCGCGCTTCTACACGCCGCCTTCTACTTCTACGCGGCGTACAGCCTGCTTCGCTACATGTTGTCCGACCACGACGTCAGCGTCGACGAGCTCTTCGCGACCGGTGCGACGTTCACGTTGGTGGCTTGGGGTTTCGCCTACCTGTACGTGTTCGTCCAGGTCCTCGTGCCAGCCAGCTTCACCGCTGCTGTTGCTCCAAGCAACGATCGCACGTGGATGGAGCTGCTCTTCCTGAGCTTCACCACTCTGTCCAGCACTGGCTTGAGCGACATCGTCCCGATCACGTCCTGGGGTCGCTCCGTCGTGATGATCGAGCAGTTGGCCGGTCTCGGGTACGTCGCCATGGTGGTGTCCCGCCTCGTCGGCCTCACGCTCACCAAGCGCAGCAACACCTAG
- a CDS encoding DMT family transporter, with the protein MTTNKALTLTAGAGFVVFWSCGFIGARWGTQYTTAFDLLAWRYLVAGAIAAVILVIRRPRISRRDLATQIWMAFLTQFVYLGLIFTGIDHGITAGVTALIGSLQPLLIATVAGPLLGERVSRRQWLGLVLGLAGVGLVVADDIGAGVASPLLFLVPIGGLLGLVAGTCLDRHRKPSTGSLDALAVQSLVSAVLFTALAASTHKLTVPDEPGFYGAVLWLVLLATGGGWGLYLVNLKLSGATRISSLLYLVPPTTMVFAFLLFHETIGALAVAGMLVCAVAVLLIRIGEPVRCGDGGTPVAGPARSTGLARVHRGATSSQ; encoded by the coding sequence ATGACCACCAACAAGGCGCTCACGCTGACGGCCGGAGCCGGGTTCGTCGTGTTCTGGAGTTGCGGCTTCATCGGCGCCAGGTGGGGTACGCAGTACACGACCGCGTTCGACCTGCTCGCCTGGCGGTACCTCGTCGCGGGCGCGATCGCCGCCGTGATCCTGGTGATCAGGCGGCCGCGGATCTCCCGCCGGGATCTCGCGACCCAGATCTGGATGGCGTTCCTCACCCAGTTCGTCTACCTGGGCCTGATCTTCACCGGGATCGACCACGGGATCACGGCCGGGGTCACCGCCCTCATCGGTTCGTTGCAGCCGCTGCTGATCGCGACCGTGGCCGGGCCGCTGCTGGGCGAGCGCGTCAGCCGGCGGCAATGGCTCGGGCTGGTTCTCGGTCTGGCCGGCGTGGGCCTGGTCGTCGCCGACGACATCGGTGCCGGCGTTGCCTCGCCGTTGCTGTTCCTGGTCCCGATCGGCGGCCTCCTCGGTCTCGTGGCGGGCACCTGCCTGGATCGCCACCGCAAGCCGAGTACGGGCTCTCTGGACGCACTGGCCGTGCAGAGCCTGGTGTCGGCTGTCCTCTTCACCGCGCTGGCCGCCTCGACTCACAAGCTGACTGTGCCGGACGAGCCCGGCTTCTACGGGGCGGTGCTCTGGCTGGTGCTACTGGCGACCGGTGGTGGCTGGGGCCTGTACCTGGTCAACCTCAAGCTCTCCGGCGCAACCCGCATCAGTTCGCTGCTCTATCTGGTCCCGCCGACGACGATGGTGTTCGCGTTCCTGCTCTTCCACGAGACGATCGGCGCGCTCGCCGTCGCAGGCATGCTGGTCTGTGCCGTTGCCGTACTGCTGATCCGCATCGGCGAACCAGTACGCTGCGGGGATGGCGGAACCCCGGTGGCTGGACCAGCGAGAAGCACAGGCCTGGCGCGCGTACATCGCGGCGCAACGAGTAGTCAGTAG
- a CDS encoding DUF47 domain-containing protein, with protein sequence MPLRLRPNDPTFYDLFTESANHLVDGSRILAELLGSTAGTGLSASHQIAAEMKDAEHAADETTHSIIRRVNSTFVTPFDREDIYRLASDLDDVMDFMEEAVDTVHLFNLEKLPEEIAEQIEVLQRMAQLTAETMPRLRTMKDLAEYWIEINRLENTGDAVHRRLIAKLFSGEYDALTVMKLKTVVDLLEAAIDAFEHVANTVEQIAVKEG encoded by the coding sequence GTGCCGTTACGTCTGCGTCCGAACGACCCGACGTTCTACGACCTTTTCACCGAGTCCGCCAATCACCTCGTGGACGGATCCCGGATCCTCGCGGAGTTGCTCGGCAGTACAGCCGGGACCGGACTGTCCGCGAGCCATCAGATCGCCGCCGAGATGAAGGACGCTGAACACGCGGCCGACGAGACCACCCACTCGATCATCCGGCGGGTGAACTCGACGTTCGTCACCCCGTTCGACCGCGAGGACATCTACCGGCTGGCCTCCGATCTCGACGACGTGATGGATTTCATGGAGGAGGCGGTCGACACCGTCCACCTCTTCAACCTGGAGAAGCTGCCGGAGGAGATCGCCGAGCAGATCGAAGTACTCCAGCGGATGGCGCAGCTGACCGCCGAGACCATGCCCCGGCTGCGGACCATGAAGGACCTGGCCGAGTACTGGATCGAGATCAACCGCCTGGAGAACACCGGTGACGCGGTGCACCGGCGGCTGATCGCCAAGCTGTTCAGCGGCGAGTACGACGCGCTGACAGTGATGAAACTCAAAACCGTGGTCGATCTGCTGGAGGCCGCGATCGACGCCTTCGAGCACGTCGCCAACACGGTCGAGCAGATCGCCGTCAAGGAAGGCTGA
- a CDS encoding MBL fold metallo-hydrolase has translation MGAGQWDELADKVWFRRYDYGDENVGVIGSGAGLLVVDTRATEVHAQELIADIRKLSDEPIVSVVNTHGHWDHVFGNAAFGDVPIWGHRSLPAFMAATSEPMRKLLMTTEPFSAMATALGAVRMTPPTNFVETEQQLSVGGREIHLRYLGRGHTDGDLIVEIPDCSVTFVGDLVKQNGPPGYRDSYPLEWPQTMRRVIGRLHGPVAPGHGDVTDRSFVESFTEQLDAVAELLRQVIAGERSPEEARADSPVHPRAFELALARAQADNP, from the coding sequence ATGGGCGCTGGGCAGTGGGATGAGCTTGCAGACAAGGTGTGGTTCCGCCGCTACGACTACGGTGACGAGAATGTCGGGGTCATCGGCAGCGGCGCCGGGCTGCTGGTCGTCGACACCCGAGCCACGGAAGTTCACGCGCAGGAGCTGATCGCCGACATTCGCAAGCTTTCGGACGAGCCGATCGTCAGCGTGGTCAACACCCACGGCCATTGGGATCATGTCTTCGGCAATGCCGCCTTCGGCGATGTACCGATCTGGGGACATCGGTCGCTGCCCGCATTCATGGCGGCGACGAGCGAGCCGATGCGGAAGCTGCTGATGACCACCGAGCCGTTCAGCGCCATGGCGACAGCGCTCGGTGCGGTGCGGATGACACCGCCGACCAACTTCGTCGAGACAGAGCAGCAGCTCTCGGTCGGTGGTCGGGAGATCCACCTGCGCTACTTGGGCAGAGGACACACCGACGGCGACCTGATCGTCGAGATCCCCGACTGTTCAGTCACCTTCGTCGGAGATCTCGTGAAACAGAACGGTCCACCCGGGTACCGCGACAGCTACCCGCTGGAGTGGCCTCAGACGATGCGGCGTGTCATCGGCCGGCTCCACGGCCCGGTTGCTCCGGGGCATGGGGACGTCACCGACCGGTCGTTCGTCGAGTCATTCACCGAGCAGTTGGACGCTGTCGCAGAGCTCCTTCGGCAGGTCATCGCCGGAGAGCGGTCGCCGGAGGAAGCGCGCGCAGACTCGCCGGTGCACCCACGTGCGTTCGAGCTGGCGTTGGCCCGAGCGCAGGCAGACAACCCCTGA
- a CDS encoding inorganic phosphate transporter, translating to MELALVIAVVAIALVFDYTNGFHDAANAIATSVSTRALTPRVALAMAAACNFLGALAGTEVAETVGKGIINTPAGKHGLVVVIAALIGAITWNLITWYFGLPSSSTHALIGGLVGAGLASASTVLWSGIVDKVVIPMVLSPAIGFLGAFLLMVAILWLFRRSNPGKTTRGFRMAQSLSAAAMALGHGLQDAQKTMGVIFLALVTTGHAQQSDGIPIWVKISAATAISLGTYSGGWRIMRTLGRRIIHLDPARGFASEAVSAAVLYVMAIGLHAPVSTTHTITSAVMGAGATKRLSAVRWGVAKGIVTAWVLTIPAAGIVAAAVYGLAHLILE from the coding sequence GTGGAGCTCGCGCTCGTCATCGCCGTCGTCGCCATCGCGCTGGTCTTCGACTACACCAACGGCTTCCACGACGCCGCCAACGCGATCGCCACCTCGGTGTCGACCCGGGCGCTGACGCCGCGGGTCGCGCTGGCGATGGCGGCGGCGTGCAACTTCCTCGGCGCGCTGGCCGGCACCGAGGTGGCCGAGACGGTCGGCAAGGGCATCATCAACACCCCGGCCGGGAAACACGGCCTGGTGGTCGTCATCGCGGCGCTGATCGGCGCCATCACCTGGAACCTGATCACCTGGTACTTCGGCCTGCCCAGCTCCTCCACCCACGCGCTGATCGGCGGGCTGGTCGGCGCCGGCCTGGCCTCGGCGAGCACCGTGCTGTGGTCGGGCATCGTCGACAAGGTCGTCATCCCGATGGTGCTGTCGCCCGCGATCGGCTTCCTCGGCGCCTTCCTGCTGATGGTCGCCATCCTCTGGCTGTTCCGGCGCAGCAACCCCGGCAAGACGACGCGTGGTTTCCGGATGGCGCAGTCGCTGTCGGCCGCCGCGATGGCGCTCGGCCACGGCCTGCAGGACGCGCAGAAGACGATGGGCGTGATCTTCCTGGCGCTGGTCACCACCGGTCATGCCCAGCAGAGCGACGGCATCCCGATCTGGGTCAAGATCTCGGCCGCGACCGCGATCTCGCTCGGCACGTACTCCGGCGGCTGGCGGATCATGCGGACGCTCGGCCGCCGGATCATCCATCTCGACCCGGCTCGCGGATTCGCCTCCGAGGCGGTGTCGGCAGCGGTCCTGTACGTGATGGCGATCGGCCTGCACGCGCCGGTCTCCACGACCCACACGATCACCTCCGCGGTGATGGGCGCCGGCGCGACCAAGCGGCTGTCCGCGGTCCGCTGGGGTGTCGCCAAGGGCATCGTCACCGCGTGGGTCCTGACCATTCCCGCCGCCGGCATCGTCGCCGCCGCCGTTTACGGACTGGCCCATCTGATCTTGGAGTAA
- the mgrA gene encoding L-glyceraldehyde 3-phosphate reductase, translated as MLEDGADWASVTDYVAAEGRYDDKMSYRRTGRSGLQLPAISLGLWHNFGDDKPFVTQRDILRRAFDLGVTHFDLANNYGPPYGSAETNFGTHFARDFQQYRDELIISTKAGYDMWPGPYGQGGGSRKYLLASLDQSLSRMGLDYVDIFYSHRFDPDTPLEETMGALDAAVRSGKALYAGISSYSADRTREAARILQELGTPLLIHQPSYSMLNRWIEEDLLDAVGELGVGVIAFSPLAQGVLTDRYLDGIPSDSRAAQGKSLNPDSLTEDTLKHVRALSEIAKERGQSVAQLALAWTLRDDRVTSALIGASSVAQLEDNLATVRNLKFSPEELEAIDADAVEAGINLWKKSSDG; from the coding sequence ATGCTGGAGGATGGGGCAGACTGGGCTTCCGTGACTGATTATGTGGCGGCTGAGGGCCGGTATGACGACAAGATGAGCTACCGGCGGACGGGGCGGAGTGGGCTGCAGCTGCCGGCGATCTCGCTGGGCTTGTGGCACAACTTCGGCGACGACAAGCCGTTCGTGACGCAGCGCGACATCCTGCGGCGGGCGTTCGACCTCGGCGTCACGCACTTCGACCTGGCGAACAACTACGGCCCGCCGTACGGGTCGGCCGAGACGAACTTCGGCACGCACTTCGCGCGGGACTTCCAGCAGTACCGCGACGAGCTGATCATCTCGACCAAGGCCGGGTACGACATGTGGCCGGGGCCGTACGGTCAGGGCGGCGGCTCGCGGAAGTACCTGCTCGCCTCGCTGGACCAGTCACTGAGCCGGATGGGCCTGGACTACGTCGACATCTTCTACTCGCACCGGTTCGACCCCGACACCCCGCTCGAGGAGACGATGGGTGCGCTCGACGCGGCGGTCCGCTCGGGCAAGGCGCTGTACGCCGGCATCTCGTCGTACTCCGCGGATCGGACGCGGGAGGCGGCGCGCATCCTGCAGGAGCTCGGTACGCCGCTGCTCATCCACCAGCCGTCCTACTCGATGCTGAACCGGTGGATCGAGGAGGACCTGCTGGATGCCGTCGGTGAGCTCGGCGTCGGCGTGATCGCGTTCTCGCCGCTGGCGCAGGGTGTGCTCACGGACCGCTACCTGGACGGCATCCCGTCCGACTCCCGCGCGGCGCAGGGCAAGTCGCTCAACCCGGACTCGCTGACCGAGGACACGCTCAAGCACGTCCGCGCCCTGAGCGAGATCGCCAAGGAGCGCGGCCAGTCCGTCGCCCAGCTCGCCCTGGCCTGGACGCTCCGCGACGACCGCGTCACCAGCGCGCTGATCGGCGCCTCCAGCGTCGCCCAGCTCGAGGACAACCTGGCCACGGTCCGCAACCTGAAGTTCTCCCCCGAGGAGCTCGAGGCCATCGACGCCGACGCGGTGGAAGCCGGCATCAACCTCTGGAAGAAGAGCTCGGACGGCTGA
- a CDS encoding YidH family protein, whose amino-acid sequence MTEEEPDYRFTLANERTYLAYLRTSLACYAGGLSAVQFLDLGPDRWPARIIGLILVCAGIVTTAGAFRRWQQNLTAIRRGGALPVTRLPLMLGATIAVVGLIGLLFSLWR is encoded by the coding sequence ATGACCGAGGAGGAGCCCGACTACCGCTTCACCCTCGCGAACGAGCGCACCTACCTCGCCTACCTGCGGACTTCGCTGGCCTGCTACGCCGGGGGACTGTCCGCGGTCCAGTTCCTCGACCTCGGCCCCGACCGGTGGCCGGCCCGGATCATCGGCCTGATCCTGGTCTGCGCCGGAATCGTCACGACGGCCGGAGCCTTCCGCCGCTGGCAGCAGAACCTGACCGCGATCCGCCGCGGCGGCGCCCTTCCGGTCACCCGCCTGCCCTTGATGCTGGGAGCAACGATCGCGGTCGTGGGGCTGATCGGCCTGTTGTTCTCACTGTGGCGATGA
- a CDS encoding acyl-CoA thioesterase has translation MSSSPPSRPTSETRLSLSHITAQNETNLLGTVHGGVVMTLVDSVAGVVAARHSGGPAVTASMDEMVFLVPVRVGDVVHFSAQVNWTGRSSMEVGVRITADRWDAVGPQVHVASAYLVFVAVDEDGKPREVPQVVPVTDEDRRRLREAGIRRSHRLARRAAIIASREEAAHEEAAQQDAAQQGTAQQEAAAEGGGR, from the coding sequence ATGTCCAGCAGTCCGCCGTCGCGGCCGACCTCCGAGACCCGGCTGTCGCTGTCGCACATCACCGCGCAGAACGAGACCAACCTGCTCGGGACCGTGCACGGCGGCGTGGTCATGACGCTGGTCGACTCGGTCGCCGGTGTGGTCGCGGCGCGGCACTCGGGCGGGCCCGCGGTCACGGCGTCGATGGACGAGATGGTGTTCCTGGTGCCGGTGCGAGTCGGTGACGTCGTGCATTTCAGTGCGCAGGTGAACTGGACCGGGCGCAGTTCGATGGAGGTCGGCGTACGGATCACTGCTGATCGGTGGGATGCGGTCGGTCCGCAGGTGCACGTGGCCTCGGCGTACCTGGTGTTTGTGGCGGTGGACGAGGACGGCAAACCGCGCGAGGTCCCGCAGGTCGTGCCGGTGACGGACGAGGACCGGCGGCGGTTGCGCGAGGCCGGGATCCGCCGGAGCCACCGGCTGGCCCGCCGCGCCGCGATCATCGCCTCCCGCGAAGAAGCAGCACACGAGGAGGCGGCACAACAGGACGCCGCACAACAAGGGACCGCACAACAAGAGGCCGCGGCCGAGGGTGGTGGGCGGTGA